From a region of the Panicum virgatum strain AP13 chromosome 2K, P.virgatum_v5, whole genome shotgun sequence genome:
- the LOC120669491 gene encoding homeobox-leucine zipper protein ROC6-like codes for MAVYDQCTHPDPEAMQALGAMIGLEPKHVKFWFQNRRSQVKKKDQQEQNQQMQQVNASLKAENWSLRKAILTQTCVTCCGKTLPFNPLLEKQHLLTKNAELKDKFLRVSAIQSKIIRDSAFTRPAPWISSRSSEVDREALLHYTKASMEQFLVLATKGEPSFQKTMGELMWLPAADGGEVLNFVEYRAKFSQALFGLRPEGFAVEATRDAAIVWGSAAELVSIFMDTARWSETFPGVVASVVAGDVVSTGSFTDGQIQLMNAEMWVQSPCVPNRTVNILRYSKLVAERKWAVMDVSVDGIFGQEVLLAYLPARYMGCRLLPSGCLIEDMSNGYCKVTWIVHAEYDETTMPTTFRPLFLNGQAMCARRWLASLQMQREYAAALYSSLHPGNNNAAKAVGMLKLAQQMMASFYAAVSGPIAPTQATTSINDWFGSVGTGIERFDAAVRMVTWEKPGSSMAGEPASCFLSATTTLWLPCTPPEHVFNYLRNKKRRGEWDFVLANGAAVKELGSVSMGCHLAGNVISILSSMTDGTNDRVLILQEVRTEASGSLVVYTPIGEGAMDAAMGGDSGGASNFPTPSGFAILPDGRG; via the exons ATGGC TGTGTATGATCAGTGTACTCACCCAGATCCCGAGGCTATGCAGGCACTTGGCGCAATGATTGGTTTGGAGCCAAAACATGTGAAGTTCTGGTTCCAAAACAGACGCTCCCAAGTGAAG aagaaggaccagcagGAGCAAaaccaacagatgcagcaagtGAATGCTTCACTGAAGGCAGAGAACTGGTCACTCCGTAAGGCTATACTGACGCAGACATGTGTCACATGTTGTGGCAAGACCCTGCCCTTCAATCCATTACTGGAGAAGCAGCACTTGCTCACCAAGAATGCGGAGCTCAAGGATAAATTCCTGCGTGTTTCTGCCATCCAAAGCAAGATCATCCGTGATTCCGCTTTCACACGACCTGCGCCGTGgatcagcagcagaagcagcgaAGTTGATCGTGAAGCGCTTCTCCACTACACGAAGGCATCCATGGAGCAGTTCCTGGTTCTTGCAACCAAGGGGGAGCCTTCTTTTCAAAAAACCATGGGGGAGCTGATGTGGCTTCCTGCTGCAGATGGCGGCGAGGTGCTGAACTTTGTGGAGTACCGTGCCAAATTCTCTCAGGCCTTGTTCGGGCTCCGTCCCGAGGGGTTCGCCGTGGAGGCCACCAGGGACGCTGCCATTGTTTGGGGCAGTGCTGCTGAGCTCGTCAGCATCTTCATGGACACT GCTCGCTGGTCCGAGACGTTCCCTGGGGTTGTGGCAAGTGTGGTAGCCGGTGACGTTGTATCCACTGGTAGTTTCACTGATGGGCAGATTCAGCTG ATGAATGCCGAGATGTGGGTGCAGTCTCCATGTGTGCCGAACCGCACTGTGAACATTTTGAGGTACAGCAAACTGGTTGCTGAGAGGAAATGGGCTGTGATGGACGTTTCTGTTGATGGCATCTTTGGACAAGAAGTTTTGCTGGCTTATTTGCCGGCTAGGTATATGGGGTGCAGGCTGCTGCCATCCGGCTGCCTCATTGAGGACATGAGCAATGGCTACTGCAAG GTCACATGGATTGTTCATGCCGAGTATGATGAGACCACCATGCCAACGACGTTTAGACCATTGTTCCTCAACGGGCAAGCCATGTGTGCGCGCCGCTGGCTCGCTTCACTCCAGATGCAGCGTGAATACGCCGCTGCTTTGTACTCCAGCCTTCATCCAGGAAACAACAATGCTG CAAAAGCAGTTGGCATGCTAAAGTTGGCGCAGCAGATGATGGCGAGCTTCTACGCGGCTGTCTCTGGGCCCATCGCTCCGACTCAGGCAACGACCAGCATCAACGACTGGTTTGGCAGCGTGGGCACCGGCATTGAGAGGTTTGATGCAGCTGTGCGCATGGTGACCTGGGAGAAACCTGGCAGCAGTATGGCCGGAGAGCCGGCGAGCTGTTTTCTGAGCGCCACCACCACACTGTGGCTACCCTGCACTCCACCGGAGCACGTATTCAACTACCTCCGCAACAAGAAGCGCCGCGGCGAGTGGGATTTCGTCCTCGCCAATGGTGCCGCGGTGAAGGAGTTGGGATCCGTTTCCATGGGCTGCCATCTCGCAGGCAATGTCATCTCCATCCTCTCCAGT ATGACTGATGGAACCAACGACAGGGTGCTGATCCTGCAGGAGGTGCGCACCGAGGCGTCCGGCTCCCTGGTGGTGTACACTCCTATTGGGGAGGGGGCCATGGATGCTGCCATGGGCGGCGACAGCGGTGGAGCCTCCAACTTCCCCACGCCGTCTGGATTCGCCATCCTCCCGGATGGCCGCGGCTAG